A genomic stretch from Vibrio neptunius includes:
- the asd gene encoding aspartate-semialdehyde dehydrogenase, with translation MRVGLVGWRGMVGSVLMQRMVEEKDFDLIEPVFYSTSQVGIPAPLFGNRKVGKEAGLLQDAFDIESLKQLDAVVTCQGGSYTEKVYPALRQAGWKGYWIDAASTLRMAQDSIIALDPVNMAQIQQGIHGGTNTFVGGNCTVSLMLMGLGGLFEKGLVEWTSAMTYQAASGAGAQNMRELISQMGVINDSVSSELANPSSSILDIDKKVADTMRSGSFPTDKFGVPLAGSLIPWIDVKRDNGQSKEEWKAGVEANKILGFQDAPVPIDGTCVRIGAMRCHSQALTIKLKQNVPMDEIEEMIATHNDWVKVIPNDRDITAQELTPAKVTGTLSIPVGRLRKMAMGDDFLNAFTVGDQLLWGAAEPLRRTLRIILAEKA, from the coding sequence ATGAGAGTAGGTTTAGTCGGTTGGCGCGGCATGGTAGGTTCAGTGCTTATGCAGCGCATGGTTGAAGAAAAAGATTTCGACCTTATTGAGCCGGTATTTTACAGCACTTCTCAGGTAGGTATTCCTGCGCCCTTATTTGGAAACCGTAAGGTGGGCAAAGAAGCAGGTCTTCTACAGGATGCATTTGACATCGAAAGTTTAAAGCAGCTTGATGCAGTCGTTACCTGTCAAGGTGGTAGTTATACAGAGAAAGTCTACCCAGCACTTCGTCAGGCAGGATGGAAAGGTTACTGGATTGATGCGGCATCCACGCTGCGTATGGCACAAGATTCTATCATCGCGCTTGATCCAGTGAACATGGCTCAGATTCAGCAAGGTATCCACGGTGGCACCAATACCTTTGTTGGTGGTAACTGTACAGTGAGCTTGATGCTGATGGGCTTGGGTGGTCTGTTTGAAAAAGGCTTGGTTGAATGGACCAGTGCGATGACTTACCAAGCCGCATCTGGTGCGGGTGCACAGAATATGCGTGAGCTGATTTCTCAAATGGGTGTTATCAACGACTCAGTAAGCTCAGAATTAGCTAACCCATCAAGCTCTATTCTTGATATCGATAAAAAAGTGGCTGATACCATGCGCAGCGGTTCATTCCCTACGGACAAGTTTGGTGTACCACTGGCGGGCTCTTTGATTCCATGGATCGATGTGAAACGCGATAATGGTCAGAGTAAAGAAGAATGGAAAGCGGGTGTTGAAGCGAACAAGATTCTCGGCTTCCAAGATGCGCCTGTACCCATTGATGGCACTTGTGTTCGAATCGGCGCAATGCGTTGTCATTCTCAAGCGCTGACGATCAAGCTCAAACAAAATGTCCCAATGGATGAAATCGAAGAGATGATCGCCACCCACAACGACTGGGTTAAAGTGATTCCTAATGACCGCGATATTACGGCACAAGAACTGACGCCGGCGAAAGTCACAGGTACGCTATCGATTCCAGTCGGTCGACTACGTAAAATGGCGATGGGTGATGACTTCCTCAATGCGTTTACTGTGGGGGACCAACTACTATGGGGTGCAGCAGAACCGCTACGTCGTACGCTACGTATTATTCTGGCTGAAAAAGCGTAA
- a CDS encoding ion transporter: protein MPRNSLKHHLYIIIFGTHTKAGRAFDIALIIAILSSLLVLVLESVPVVASQWRTELRYCEYTFTALFTIEYLLRLYCSPKPIAYAKSFYGVVDLLAILPTYLAFFFPSATFMGVVRLLRVMRIFRVLKLVRYLQDSNILLRSLLMARRKIFIFFSTVAILVTIFGALIFVIEGPQNGFTSIPKSIYWAIVTITTVGYGDLVPQTNLGKAIASITMLLGYSILAVPTGIITAELNQEMNSHKSLVKCPNCSKSGHESDAMHCKYCGSELADPDQRIVTVED from the coding sequence ATGCCACGCAATTCTCTCAAACATCACCTCTACATCATCATTTTTGGCACGCATACCAAAGCCGGGCGTGCCTTTGATATCGCTCTCATCATTGCGATTCTTTCTTCGTTACTGGTTCTGGTTCTCGAATCGGTCCCAGTCGTCGCGTCTCAGTGGCGAACAGAACTGCGTTATTGTGAATACACATTTACCGCTCTCTTCACTATTGAATATTTGTTGCGTCTTTACTGTTCACCCAAACCAATCGCTTATGCCAAAAGCTTTTACGGCGTTGTCGATCTGTTGGCCATTTTGCCGACTTACTTAGCGTTTTTCTTTCCGTCCGCAACATTCATGGGGGTCGTCAGGCTGTTGCGTGTGATGCGGATATTCCGCGTACTTAAGCTGGTTCGCTACTTACAAGACTCTAACATCCTGTTGCGTTCATTGTTGATGGCAAGAAGAAAAATCTTCATATTCTTCAGTACTGTCGCCATTCTCGTCACCATTTTTGGTGCGCTGATCTTTGTTATTGAAGGGCCCCAAAACGGTTTTACGAGCATCCCTAAAAGTATCTACTGGGCAATCGTGACCATCACAACCGTCGGGTACGGCGATCTTGTCCCACAAACCAATTTGGGCAAGGCCATCGCTTCTATCACTATGTTGCTTGGTTACTCTATCTTAGCCGTCCCAACAGGTATCATTACCGCCGAACTTAATCAAGAAATGAACTCGCACAAATCTCTGGTTAAATGCCCCAACTGTTCTAAATCGGGCCACGAATCTGATGCGATGCATTGCAAATATTGTGGGAGCGAGCTGGCGGACCCTGATCAACGGATCGTCACCGTAGAGGACTAG
- a CDS encoding YchE family NAAT transporter, translated as MQTFEIAIFLQFFLGLVAAVNPVGIMPVFVSLTGHMTLEEKHKTAATANLAVAVILIVSLLAGQMLLDMFSISLDSFRVAGGLLLLSIAFSMMSGKLGEDKQNKQEKSEYVSREQIGVVPLAMPLMAGPGAISSTIVYGARYPTMLDTLGIIITVSLFCLCSWFLFRSAPLIVRFLGQTGINVITRIMGLILGALGIEFIANGLRNLFPGLA; from the coding sequence ATGCAAACGTTCGAAATCGCAATTTTTTTACAATTTTTTCTTGGGTTAGTCGCCGCTGTAAATCCTGTCGGGATCATGCCGGTGTTTGTTTCTTTAACTGGGCATATGACGCTGGAAGAAAAGCATAAAACGGCCGCAACTGCTAATCTCGCGGTTGCGGTGATTCTTATCGTTTCTCTACTGGCGGGTCAGATGTTGCTAGATATGTTCAGCATTTCACTCGATTCATTTCGCGTCGCTGGTGGTCTGCTACTGCTTAGCATCGCTTTTTCGATGATGAGTGGTAAGTTAGGTGAAGATAAGCAGAACAAACAAGAAAAGTCTGAATATGTTAGCCGCGAACAAATTGGCGTGGTGCCTCTCGCCATGCCTTTGATGGCAGGCCCCGGTGCGATCAGTTCAACGATTGTTTATGGTGCCCGTTATCCAACCATGCTGGATACCCTTGGTATCATTATTACCGTCAGCTTATTCTGCCTTTGCTCTTGGTTCTTATTCCGCTCAGCACCACTAATAGTCCGCTTTCTTGGCCAAACGGGTATCAACGTGATCACGCGGATAATGGGGTTAATTCTAGGAGCGCTTGGCATTGAATTTATTGCTAATGGCTTGCGTAACTTGTTTCCTGGATTGGCCTGA